A section of the Sphingomonas ginsenosidivorax genome encodes:
- a CDS encoding DUF6538 domain-containing protein: MVTMAEPWRQPETGTYYRRRQIPKPLREEFGGRQLWKKSLATKDLGEARRAFAAANAELTARF, from the coding sequence ATGGTGACGATGGCGGAGCCCTGGCGGCAACCTGAAACTGGGACATACTATCGGCGGCGGCAGATCCCGAAGCCGCTCCGCGAGGAGTTCGGCGGACGCCAGCTCTGGAAGAAGTCGCTGGCGACGAAGGACCTTGGCGAGGCGCGCCGGGCGTTCGCGGCGGCCAACGCCGAGCTCACGGCGCGCTTCTAG
- a CDS encoding DGQHR domain-containing protein — protein sequence MTIGPIHLPALSARLGDWSYYTTIMRLRDAAERIQFASDVNEVRPGRQLSDLIQRALSEGRAAEIGRYLVNEGDHFFNSLVVAVYGGDPEWMEFNVSSSPTSSANRDIGDVDGWARSAFGFLYLAGGETLFALDGQHRLGGIKKAVSEKALVGDEQISVIFVSHKLNTEGRKRTRKLFTTLNKTAKAVNKSEIIALDESDAAAIITRKLVEEHPYFSRGQVLVKYGTANLSKTDAEHFMTIIKLYDVVAFLLANVVNSMTREQRAELRFVRPRDADLVKYYERVAAFMEKFVSGIPELKDYFSKTGEPAKSVVKDQRFTRKNVLFRSVGLDVFLRMLPELIAEEGGGKKAIAALAMLPRSFTEKPYRDVMYSVGDNRIINGKIKVTTRLLRHMLGYDDKDPEQLRVAYAEAMSAEPASVRLPRRIPR from the coding sequence ATGACCATCGGCCCCATCCACCTGCCCGCGCTCTCCGCGCGCCTCGGCGACTGGAGCTACTACACCACCATCATGCGGCTGCGAGATGCCGCCGAGCGGATCCAGTTCGCGAGCGACGTGAACGAGGTCCGGCCCGGGCGACAGCTCTCCGATCTCATCCAGCGCGCGTTGAGCGAGGGGCGTGCGGCGGAGATCGGTAGATACCTCGTCAACGAGGGCGACCACTTCTTCAACTCCCTAGTAGTTGCGGTCTACGGAGGCGATCCAGAATGGATGGAGTTCAACGTCAGCTCTTCGCCGACCTCCAGCGCGAATAGGGACATCGGCGACGTGGACGGCTGGGCCCGTTCCGCGTTCGGCTTCCTCTACCTCGCCGGGGGCGAGACACTCTTCGCCCTGGATGGCCAGCATCGCCTCGGCGGAATCAAGAAGGCGGTGTCTGAGAAGGCATTGGTGGGCGACGAGCAGATCTCCGTGATCTTCGTCTCGCACAAACTCAATACCGAAGGGCGCAAGAGGACAAGAAAGCTCTTCACCACCCTCAATAAGACGGCCAAGGCGGTTAACAAGTCCGAGATTATCGCGCTTGATGAGTCAGACGCGGCGGCGATCATCACGCGTAAACTAGTCGAGGAGCATCCCTATTTTTCGCGAGGCCAAGTGCTCGTGAAGTACGGGACTGCCAACCTTTCGAAGACCGATGCCGAGCACTTCATGACGATTATCAAGCTTTACGATGTTGTCGCCTTCCTGCTTGCAAACGTCGTGAACTCGATGACCCGCGAGCAACGGGCGGAACTCCGCTTTGTCCGGCCGCGCGATGCTGACTTAGTTAAGTACTATGAGAGGGTCGCAGCCTTCATGGAAAAGTTTGTCTCGGGCATTCCGGAGCTAAAGGACTATTTCTCCAAAACCGGCGAACCTGCCAAGTCGGTCGTCAAGGACCAACGTTTCACGAGGAAGAACGTCCTGTTCCGATCCGTCGGCCTAGACGTGTTTCTCCGCATGCTTCCTGAGCTCATTGCGGAGGAGGGCGGCGGCAAGAAGGCGATCGCGGCGCTGGCGATGCTGCCGCGCAGCTTCACGGAGAAGCCGTACCGAGATGTGATGTACAGCGTGGGCGACAACAGGATCATCAACGGCAAAATCAAGGTGACCACACGCCTGCTGCGGCACATGCTCGGCTACGACGACAAAGACCCCGAGCAGTTGCGGGTTGCCTATGCCGAGGCGATGAGTGCGGAGCCCGCCTCGGTCCGTCTGCCTCGGCGCATCCCGCGCTGA